The nucleotide sequence AACGATAATTCCACAGGATAGTTCTTCACCCCAAAACCAAAGCCATCAATCATCTTGAACACAAGATAAGTTGCATATGTAGTATTCGGGGACAAGGCACGGGTGTTTATCTTTCCACGAATTTTAAGCCGACACACATTAAGAATCTCAACAACTTCAGGGAACCTGTCCAAAATTTGTGCACAAAAATTACCCAAGATAAGAATACAGGAAACCAGTTAAAGCCAATTGGTAAGAATACAGAAATGTAAAGGatgttaaatattatttgaaataatttaaaatatcaataaaaaatagtttttttttaatcttgaaCACGTGCTTACTCATTTAACTAAACATGGTTCATTTAATTTTGGCAATAACATTGCCAATACATATGCAATGCTTCAGGTGAGATGCAAATATTATAAACTGTGGGTCTAAGAAGAACAAGAGGCACTTCTGTATCCccaaacacacacacaataaAGGTCAGTACTGGTCCTTTTCATCAAAGATTCTAGGAGAGACCAAAAAGGTTTGTGTAACGGAATGAAATGAACCTATTTGCCCAATttttgaatcaaaacaaaacttgTTAGAAAGCACAGAGGGGTAGAAGAAgtgcataaacatagtagcctTAGGCTGTAGGCACTTGAATAAAAAAAGGGGGGGTAGTTAGTGATGAGTGATGactaacaaacaaacaaaaatgaaaattcaaagcTTTTTTCCATTGCCAAATGCCCAACTCTGGATTCCTGAGTACATTGTGATACTTTATTTGAAAcgtaagtaaaaaaaattaaaaaaaaaatgaatgttagTAAATTGTGAATTCATGGCCACCTGCTGTGCTGAATGATGAATGGATCCGGTAGATAAAATAACGGAATAGGTATAAGTATATAGCAATGAATTTAAAGAAATCAATCAGTTTGAAGTTGAATGAAAGAACTGGTCAAATGATGATGCTGGATTCATCTAGTGAGTTCAAATCATGGTTGAATGTCAAATTTTTACTTAAACTTCATACTACTACACATAATAGAAAAGTTAAGAGGAAACCTGGAATCCGGCATAGAAGTCCAGTTACGATTTTGCTCAAAATCTTCCCAAGCAACGCCAGCCCAACCAAAAGAGAGAGATCTAGCAGCAAGCATGTAACACTTTTTTCCACTCTTTCTGTCCAATTGAACGCTCTGCATAAATAAATCGAAGAGCATTAATAATAAACATTTCAATGGAGAGAAATTGGAAGAAAGAAGAATACAATAATATACCATTCGACCATCACGAGTGAGGATAGGATGATTAGAGAGGGCTAGATAGAATGCTCTTTTGGTGGGAGCGTTGGCAAGGGAAGGAAACTGTGAGATGATATCGGCTATGAGTAGGGGATCAGAACGGAGAAAACGATCCCAGATTTCATCGGAGTCGGCGGCAGAACGGAAAGTCTTGGAGACAAGAGAGAGCCTGCCGACGTCAACAGGAGTCGTACGACAGAGTACGGCGGCAATGCATCCTTCCGCCAATTCTTCAAAGGCTCCCATTCTTCTTTTGCTTTTCACttatcaacaaaaagtataGAGCTGGAATttgattctcttttattttttagttttttacatggttaaaagttttataaaagaatatttttagtaaaaaaatcaaaaagacAATTTAGTTATCAACATTGACCAGGAAGTTCTtccccaaaaacaaaaaaaattgaccagGAAGTTCTTAAAAAGATCATTTACCAAGAGTTAAacgcaaaattacacttttagtcccttaatttgaTTTCAGATAACAGTTTggtctttatcttttttcatttcaatttggttctttttgttcattttcatatacattttcaagcttcaaatctaatattcttatgaaaacatagccgatgatcatagatttgaagactgaaggaccataagaaaataaaatcatgaattttaagcttaaaaattcatataataatggataaaaaaaggaccaaattgcaataaaaaaaagataaaggaccaaactgttacttgaaattaagttaagggactaaaagtgtaattttaccaaagttaaattaactaaattaaagttaaaaactTATCTCTGAGAAATGAAATCCttccctaacaaaaaaaaaaaaaaaagtgattcacCGATGGATCATTTTGAGCAATAGTTGAGAGCCATTGGATTCATCACACTCGTAAATCCTACCATACACCACCTACACTAGATCATTTTTTCCCTCTTCCTCCCTCTTGCTAGCCTCATCCTTCCATTTTTCCATTAATATACCTCACCAACTATTTCACATTCTTGTTTCccaataataaaaaacacacacataaaatatgtttcttctttttcatcttctaatTTCAGACAATATAATTCTTATTCACCCTATATCCAACATTTTTGTTTCCTTATTGTATTCAGAAGGGTTACGTGACTTATGACATCAATCTAATTCCTTTTATTGCCATTTCAAACTATGAATTGAGTTTTCTCTTTCAATCAAAACCAAATTCGAGAAAGGGTGTTCATAGATTTTGAATTGGAGGGGTGAAGTAAAAGGAGactttttttataaggaaaCAGTGGTTTTTAAATGAACAAGGATAGTGTCCTGAAGTATACTTGTGTTCTCATTTTTTTGTCTAACACATCTAAACCTTTAATTTAAATCAAATGGTGTACAAAAGTGGTCCATCGGAAAACCACTTAGTTGATGgttcaccctagaatccaccaagttaaattaactaaattaaagttaaaaactTATCTCTAACTTTTaggtgtttttttgttttttttcctctgCGTTATCTCTATGGCTCCAAGAGAAATGAAATCCttccctaacaaaaaaaaaagaaatgaaattctGATATTCCGAAATTTGACCGTGAGTTATGTACAATataatcaataattattttatctaaGAATTAAATTTGGGTTCTTTTGAATGATGTTTTTTAAATATGGTTCTTCACAtgcattttctctttctctcttataattaactttgaatttttattttttttttgctctaaaaaaacattgattttttttttaatattataaaattatcactagttttttgttttgagaaattATGAGTAGTTTAATAACCATATGCAAAATAACTCAAGAGTATTTGGATGATAGGAAATGAATTCGAATCAAACAGTAGACACTAACGCTATCACGTATTTAGTTTCCATAATAAATTGGTGTAAATTTCACCCTATATCCCAACACATGTACTTTCACCcttacaaatatttaaaaaaaataaaataaaataatccaaTTTTACCATTTCTGGCATGGAAGGGTTCCAGTAAAccacttacttttttttttcttctaaaaaccGTTTCCTTGAGGAAGGCAGGGGTGAACAAGTGAAAGTGGCTGAGCTTTATTTTACATAAAAGGGTAATTTAGGTAGTTTAAGTCGAATGTTAGGGTCAAAGTATAAATGTAGGGGTGTGAGATAAAACTTCCCAAATCGATCAATATTGGTCATGTTTTTTGCTTGGGTGATTTGGTGGCCGTTCTGATTTACCCATGGTGTCAGGGATGTACTCTGGTGTGTTGGTTTTTGTTACATGGGTCATGCTAACATGTGTCCTTAGTACACAAGTTACGaagttaaaaataatcaaagtttttaaaattaaaaatacacaagttaatttctatttttgttagcatttctcttatatatatatatatatatatatatggatttgctagaacacacccactagtttttatatgggagtgttttagcaagctacatCTTAAGGCgcatttaactactttttggttataacttgctaaaacacatcttctaaaaaataagtgggtgtattatAGCAAATGcgtataggagttgctaacatacacccacttatttttttgaaggtgtgttttagcaacattcatcTTAAAGtgttaacaactttttagttatatctttgctaaaacacaccttaataaaaactagtgggtatATCCTAACaaacctcatatatatatatatatatatatatatatatatatataaacacacctatttgctattaaaaaaagaaagttgttttttttcacATCAAAAGTTTCCTCAAACCACATtgaaatgacaaaattacccccaacgatagttaactactGCTGAAAAAATCGACAACAGTTAACTACTACTAGCcacagcggtagttaactaacGTTACaacctgtaattaaaccagaaTAGCAACATCAATATACCATTTTCCAGAAGCTAACCAAAACACTCAAACTCTCTACCAAAATCACCTTTCACCCATTTTGCATAAAAATCGTccaattttctttcaacaaaatcTCAAGTGAGTAATTTTCATTCTATTAATATGCAATATAGTTAGTATAGgctgtttcttttttgttttatatatatatttttagcaaaatGTTAGTTTTAGGTTAGTTtgaaaatgtcttttttttttttgttagattagGATGTTGTAATTGTATATTGATGTTGTCATTGTTGTTTAGAGTAGGTTTAGATACAATGTGGTTGTTTTGAAGTTTAATTAACACTAATTgtgatcattttatgaaatgcATTCaaggtgtttgataaaatgcctaAGTGAAACATCCATTGTTTTTTGAGATTATCATAGACAAATCTTAAGTGGGATCATTATGAATTCAGTATGAAATAATTCCGAAAAGGAGTAAATGGTAAAATCATGGTGCATTTAGCTTAGTTTAGTTACtttgaatattttaatgatGGTTCGTGTGGTATAATCATATGCTAAATCCATTTATTTTGCTttgtttgcttttgtttttgcaCAAATATGTTTGGGGAGAGGAGCGGTGTAGGATTGATGAACATATGATGTGACGTGGCAAAACAGATATGACAAATAGCTATAGGAAGGAACGGACGACAACAAACCCATGGCCGAAGACGTAGGAACCCGGCAGGTGTAGAGAGATCACATATGGTCCAGTTGCAGGTGGTTGATCCAACACTTGTGCCACAATATGACGATGGATACGATCATACTAAGCAACATTATGTTGAGTAAGCAGATGATGTGCACTTTCGGCGCCAGAGGTATAAGAGGATGAGGCTGAGGCTGATCCCGAGGGTGAGACGGTGAGTATGGGGGTGATTCTAATGTTGAGGATGATGTCCCTGTTGTAGGGTATCTCTTTCCTGAAGGTCCTAAGAACATATCAGTTTTTTCTAGATACGCAAAGCATGTTGCAGTGCTGTTTGGTTTAATACTcataatgttagtttttttattctttaaactttttatttaatattattgatttagtaaattttaaatgttatgTGTTTACGTGATTAAGTGATCAATTATTTTACtgataattgattaattgttaaGTGCTTATGTGTTTAAGCTATTAAGTGATACATTTTTTTACgagtcatgttaacttgtgccctaagagCGTATGTTAAGAAATCCAAAAAAGCAACTTTGCATTggaaaatataacattttaatttttaagaagttgaatCATGAATGCATGACTTTTAATgtgtatatttctataatgagtttattaacatgtgcccttgagggcacaagttaacatttgcCTTTTTTTATTAAGTGAATCAATGTTAAGTATTTATGTGTTTAAGTGATTAAATTAATCAGTGGTTAATTGATTTattcttaatttatttgtttttcagaTTTTCTTTGAAGACGCATATAGAACCGTTAATTATGGGAGAAAGGTGAGAGATCTTACAACCCCCAGAAGaaggtttggattggttttggCAACCTGTGAGGGCATCCAGATTGAGTGACACATGCCATGATACGTACTTTGTGTGAGATGTTTCACTCAGAGGCTAGCAGTTTCCATCTACCGGTGAGAGGGATGACCATCACGTTAGACGATGTGTCTAATCTTCTCCATGTTCCCATTAAAGGACGTTCGCTAGACTTTGAGAAGAAGGTGTCGAGGGAGCATGGGGTGAGTATGATGACGAGATATTTAGGTATGTCGGCTGCTGCTGTAGCGAAGGCGTGCAAGGCGAAGTATGGTGCTCATCTTACTTTTGTCGCTTTGAAGCGGCTTTATGAGGACCATCTGATCGTGGCTAGACAGCTGGATGTGCCACAGTCGAGGGAGGAGTTGAAGGAGAGAGATAGGAGGAGGGAGTGGTGTGTTAGGAGTTTTCTGATATATCTCGTTGGGTGTACGTTGTTCACTAATAAGACGGACAAACACACCGAGGTAATAAATCTTGAGTGTATGGTGGACTTGACTGCGATGAATAGGTGGTTGTGGGGAGGAATGAAATTGGCGCACCTATATCACTACCTGACTGATTCCGTCCAACCGAGGACGAAGACGATGTCTGGTTGTGTGACCCTTCTGATAGTAATAAATTCAATcatgttcatttatttaattagatttttttttctatgttcATCTATTTAAATTAggatttaattatattttttttctatgatCGTTTATTTAAATTaggatttaattaatttttttctatgttcgtttacttaattatattttttttctatgttCGTCTATTTAAATTaggatttaattgatttttttttccaatgttCATCCATTTAATCTaaattaggatttaatttaatttttttctctatgtTCGCCGGGATGGGTTTTGGAGCATTTGTCAGGTCCTTACCCAAGGAAGAATAATAAGACTTGGAAACCCTATATCCCATGTGCCGGGAGATGGCTCCCTACGAAGGGGCATTTTGATGTGATGCATTAACGAACCGCGCTGGATCGCCTGGAGGTTGATGATGCCAGGTTTACTACGTACGATGATCGGAGGTCGGTCCATCCATTTGAGGAGATATATACATACTCTGGATGGGTGCTTTGCGGAAAGCATAaggtgtaccgtcacttgccctAGCGGGTGAAGAGGCAGAACGGGTTTGTGTGGGACATCACTCATTTGTAACGACTATTCTAGTAGGGCAGACCCTTCAGGCTTTCACAAACTTCCGTGCGTGCTGCACTCCTCTAGAGCAGTGGGGATTGATGGCATATAAATAGTGGCATCATTTCTCTTGCTACATGGCTTGGTATGTTAAGGTGTCTCATCCGAGGATTCTCTCACCTGTTGAAGGATCTCATGCTAGACCGGCGAACCGGGAGCATAGATAGAGCAATAACATGCTAGAGAGATTCCCGATACATTAGAGCTCATCAGGGACTGCGTTCGGATGACAGATGAGGCGTTGGCTAGTAGTGACCAACTCGGCAGAGAGGATCTACTGCAGGTCTTGATCCATATTAATAGTATTGATCGGCGAGCCCTCACGTATTCTTCGTCATGCAGCGGAGGCAGATGTCGGAGCGGAGGCATCaacattgatttttcttttactttatgTACAATTTGATCATTGATGTAACATTATGACATATTCAcacttatttataaattttatgacatttttgtaTTTATCTATTTTAGCGTGTTAACTTTTCTAATTTATCGTGTTAAAattcttttttggttttataaTTTAGTTCAATGAATATATGTTTCGATGAAGGGCACTTAAAACGCTTGGATGAGCACTTAAAATGCTTGAATGAAGGGAATTTCAAATGTCACAACTATTGCCTCTGACTGAACAACACAACAATAGTTAACTGGTGTCGATTTTGTTCCCCAGCGGTACTTAACTACCGCTACCACTGCGACTTTGATACAAATTCAAGGCAGCACCATCATTTCCAGACACTATCTCATCAATTAGCACTCTCTCCAAATCTCtatcaaaatcatccaaatctcatttttttaggaaattcatccaaatttcatcaacaaaatcataaattctATTAAGTAATTGctatgaatttatgttgatgaatcaCCTAGGTTGAATTctattaagttgtttatgttgaggccgttgtgccattacgttgtttaattaatgttttctgTTGCAATGAGATTTAAAATTGATGACTTGAGATGtttgaaataaatagtaattttactctatttatgTTTTAACGTAGTGTATCATCCTGTTTAGTTgattactctgatgtttatgcaaaaaaatccaagttgggaaaatggggtgttacagcaGGTATGTACGAAGTCTCTGATTAtgatcaccttgctgctaaggtggATGCACTcacccaaaaatttaaaaaatttaatgttaGTGCTGTCACACCTACTCCTACatctcctccttgtgaaatctgtggtatatttggtcatattagtgttgattgtcagttaggtagtgctgctaATAGTATTGAGCAAATCAACTACGCTTAATACAACCAAGGAACAAGGCcaaaccaaaaattttataaaaatcctcaaggttgcTATGGACaagtagcaccacctggctatacaaacaaccagagggtggctcagaaatcaagtttggaaattttgttggaaaattgcatgatgaatcaaaataaacaacttcaagagcTCAAAAACCAAACGAGATTTATGAACGACTCTCTCTAcaaactcaataccaaggtagattctatcgccacacacactaaaatgcttgagacccaaatctcccaagtgccccaacaagtggccacctcttctcaaacaccgggagtctttcctggtcaaacTAAAGCCAACCCCAAGGCTCATGTCAATGATATTTCTTTTGGGGGTAGTAAGTTATAAGAGACCGTTGCTAAAGATAAAAGTaccaagggagagagtgttaagctttTAGGTGAGAAAAATGTGATAGAAAttgagaaaccgcttgataagaacaaagccccTTCCCCATTAAGGCTTGTTAAGCTTAACTTGAAGGCtcaattcaataaatttgtGAACATACTTAAGAAGATTTGCGttaagattccctttgctgaagaTTTGTCTCGAATGCCTCTAtatgccaagtttttaaaagaatttttttcaaagaaaaaggctatggagCACAAtgagacaatagctttgacaagggaaagtagtgcaatcatcaagaagccacctccaaAGGTTAGAGATCCAACCAGTTTTGCCATTCCTTGTGTGATCGGGAGTGAGACCTTAGACaaagccttgtgtgacttaggtgttgatgagtcattaattagtgtcttttatttaatatttaagtttattttatttagatttaatatgtttttatttccttctagaactattttatttcaattgcaagttattatatttcagaAACGAATATCCAAAAGATttaatcttggagcaaaagaaaggagaattggagcttattcatgccaaaaatatgaagatctcATGCAAAAATATATTGTGCAATGATTCatgccaaaaatatgaagatctcatgcaaaaatatattgtgcaaagaatttgaagatcttgtGCAAAAATATAACAAGTGGCGCGACCCTTTTacccttttgctgcttttgcttcttCAACAAAGCTGcctattttagtatttatgACCTAGAGCCCATGGTTTCTTGTGCAACAATTTAGTGATTTAATTCTTGGGGCTCAAGTCAATgttagactataaatagagcagCCATCTAGTTGTAAAaccatcttttgttcttgaaaataataagtgacaattgtttctttgaataaaagttcaacctttattttatgttcttcttcttcttcttcttcttcttctcttctatgtctacaatgaacgttagtgagtagacttctccttgtcttgggattgttggataagtctaatgacataatcctaatcaaaccaagctattaaccctaatcttatgtaaccctaatctctaatataaattcaccgttttaacatgaattaaccattatcaaactgtggaaacgaaagtggagggtttgataattgttaatccatcatctcaaatatcaattcataaaacgaaagtggagctttgatattcgaacaagtgaatttagacaagggttgcaaaggcagcgaaatagtctttgcaatctttgagacatataagtttcgatcttcaagggaactaatagtaatcaagtcagcgaaacagtcttggttgctagaggaaccaaaatctaatagtaatcaagtcagcgaaataggcttgattTCTAGAGGAAtataagagaaacttgtctttagaagttagatctaacataaggttctaggtttaatagttttggtttgtgaagggttTGTCACCATGACGGACCAATGATCCCAAGACacctcttttattattattgttatttttcttttaaacaaaaatacaactttctactttCTAAACTTTCAATCcaatcattattaaaagttaattgaattcataactccctgtcggaacgatcctctatttttactacttcgatagaatcGTGCACTTGCAGTTTTATCCCATCAGGTGCTAGTGTTAGTTTGCTACCCTTATCCCTCTTTAAgaagatgggaataggagagttgaaacctaccgaaacaacattgaagttagctgATCGTTCTActatccaacctgtcggatatgttgaggacatccccgttaagatagaagggatatataTCCCGACTGATTTtatggtgcttgacatagaaGAAGACAATGAGTGCCCAATAATTCTAGGACGACCTTTTCTCGCTACAgcgggtgctatagttgatgtcaagaatggtaggattgtttttcaagtgagtgatgaaatggtaggatttgagttggagaatgtTATGAAAAGTCCTGCTATTTATTCTTGTTGCATGATTAAAgatcatgatgtgaaagaacgcttcttagcgtcatctacacaatatgatctctttgatcctttctaaggacactttctaaccgccaagctaatgactataaaggagcgcttcgtgggaggcaacccacgcatttaactacttttgttttgtttgttttaagttattttataggtaattgtccaagcatgattcaagaaaatgaaaatttttgaagccCCAGACTCCAGAatcttggcacggcccgtgctcccATTGGCACAGCCGTGCCAGACCTAGCCTTGCCAAACACACAAAATCAcagaagcttggcacgaccCGTGCCCCCagctggcacggccgtgcccgagcCCAGGTAGGAATATATACACAAaaattttccttcttcttccctcattctccaacacaaacatctctcctccttcaaacttctctctaaaacctccataaccacaaaactTTAAACCTTCATATCTCCAATAAAACACCACCAAAtcacaaaatttcttcacccaatcaatGCCAAACAtcattccaatcataaccctccaatcaaaaacaactttcatccacccaaacccaAAATCAACCAAATTCGTGGCCTTcattaacctaacccaaaaaccacaaattcatcaccaatattCCCAACCCAACTCataaaactcacttaaaccttaAACCCAAAACTAAACCatcttttccaccaaaaacattcccaaaacccaaccttcaccaaaaCCACACAAAGTCAACCAAGGTCAAGGAAATGGCTTCCAAAAGAGGTGGAAAATAAGTTGCAAGCTCTTCAggaggacctcccccaaagaagcaagtGCCAGCAAAGAATCATGGAATACAattcaaggacaacaagcaaagggataggtataaagttctcatctctaaacctttacatgcTTGTAGATACCCTGATTCTTATAGCTTGAATGTGATAGGCATTAGAGACAACATGTTTGACTTGCTAGGAAGATTAGGGTGGGTTGCTATGTTAAGACCTATGAGAGGGtatgaaaatttcacctatgagtttttaagttctattgtgtttacaaaggataggatgaattttgataaccccaATCATAGAGTatctttccggcttatgaacattgattatgagatgtctcttcaacacttttgtcatgagatgggcttcgcaaatgcggaGTTCATGCatgactcttgggatcaaagtctaaagccggttgactatcaacccgccgtCTTTTGGGAACGTATCACCGGTCTTAGGCAATTTAATACACGTTCCAACAAAGATAGTAATATTCACAAccctgtgcttaggtaccttaaaagggttatggcttgcac is from Medicago truncatula cultivar Jemalong A17 chromosome 1, MtrunA17r5.0-ANR, whole genome shotgun sequence and encodes:
- the LOC25482229 gene encoding putative F-box protein PP2-B12 is translated as MGAFEELAEGCIAAVLCRTTPVDVGRLSLVSKTFRSAADSDEIWDRFLRSDPLLIADIISQFPSLANAPTKRAFYLALSNHPILTRDGRMSVQLDRKSGKKCYMLAARSLSFGWAGVAWEDFEQNRNWTSMPDSRFPEVVEILNVCRLKIRGKINTRALSPNTTYATYLVFKMIDGFGFGVKNYPVELSFGVAGGHTRTKIVILVDPNVKCRRINKILGSQDNKAFRLQQPRMRSDGWLETEMGEFFNSGLEDEEVQMSITGIKDGYTWKRGFFVEGIEVRPKEDNNQYKLNYGGVLCLGW